From Pseudoalteromonas sp. R3, one genomic window encodes:
- a CDS encoding HAMP domain-containing sensor histidine kinase, translated as MISRYHLTQTAAVGGTLWVGMLLLLWLISQLLLWQDKQEQQSEFSEFLAEVKIMLDEHGFEHVLQEFELDEDEIWSDTEARAHLLDDGWLVAIYEQDKLLFGANTVLSVASSAQWQSVSFGEEGNIELLSARLDLPDSLHIHYWQKRDDMHAHKAEFYDQLLGRFALLSLPFILAVIVWLQLKRTRPLRDLSAQLEKVAHSPDSKRTEVSTSHPDIVALSLAINQMLDEITRLHGNMKTMSVGIAHDLKTPLSRISNRLQSMYQDLDDTAALEGHIDKASSELAQVINTFNNLVRLNAIESGKHIQGFKTFDLSALLDELAQSYQPVFEDSGRRFDVSIVPSVHCHGDKDLLGQLICNLLENALEHSHEQSHVWLRLQSHTDSALLQIGDDGPGIPQGDQHKVFDKFYRADISRGRPGNGLGLSIVRAICDVHKAQLCLLEQQPGAVFNIEIPTRSARSD; from the coding sequence ATGATTAGCCGTTATCACCTGACACAAACCGCTGCGGTGGGTGGCACACTTTGGGTGGGTATGCTGTTATTGTTGTGGCTCATCAGTCAGTTACTTCTCTGGCAGGACAAACAAGAGCAGCAGAGCGAATTTAGCGAGTTTCTGGCTGAGGTCAAGATAATGCTGGATGAGCATGGCTTTGAGCACGTGTTGCAAGAGTTCGAACTGGATGAGGACGAGATCTGGTCCGACACCGAGGCACGGGCACATCTGCTTGATGACGGCTGGCTGGTTGCCATATATGAGCAGGACAAGCTGCTTTTTGGCGCCAACACTGTTCTGAGCGTTGCAAGTTCTGCACAGTGGCAAAGTGTTTCCTTTGGCGAAGAGGGCAACATAGAGCTGCTTTCTGCCAGGCTCGATTTACCCGACAGCTTACATATTCATTACTGGCAAAAACGTGACGACATGCACGCTCATAAAGCCGAGTTTTATGACCAGCTCTTAGGGCGGTTTGCTCTGTTGAGCCTGCCGTTCATTTTGGCTGTGATCGTATGGCTGCAACTCAAACGAACCCGCCCATTACGAGACTTATCGGCTCAGTTAGAAAAAGTGGCACACTCACCCGACTCAAAACGCACTGAAGTTTCAACCTCTCACCCCGATATTGTGGCGCTCAGCCTTGCTATTAACCAGATGCTGGACGAAATAACCCGCCTGCACGGCAATATGAAAACCATGTCAGTGGGCATTGCTCATGACCTGAAAACCCCTCTATCGCGAATTTCCAACCGCCTTCAGAGTATGTATCAGGACCTAGACGACACGGCTGCACTTGAAGGCCATATTGATAAAGCAAGTAGTGAGCTGGCTCAGGTCATCAATACATTTAACAATCTGGTGCGACTCAATGCCATTGAGTCCGGCAAACATATACAGGGCTTTAAAACGTTTGATTTGTCGGCATTACTCGATGAACTGGCACAAAGCTATCAGCCTGTCTTTGAAGACAGTGGCCGCCGTTTTGATGTATCCATTGTGCCGTCAGTACACTGCCACGGCGACAAAGATCTGTTGGGTCAGCTGATCTGTAATTTGTTGGAAAACGCGCTGGAGCATAGTCATGAACAGTCGCATGTCTGGCTGAGGCTGCAAAGTCATACCGACAGCGCCTTGCTGCAAATTGGTGACGATGGTCCCGGGATCCCGCAGGGTGACCAGCACAAAGTCTTTGACAAGTTCTATCGTGCTGATATCAGCCGTGGCCGCCCTGGCAATGGCCTTGGGCTCAGTATAGTGCGGGCCATTTGCGACGTACATAAAGCACAGCTCTGCCTGCTTGAACAACAGCCCGGTGCCGTATTTAATATTGAGATCCCCACACGCTCTGCACGGAGTGATTAG
- a CDS encoding DUF1800 domain-containing protein, translating into MFRLTPLNILLLCLCMSLTGCGGSDGSQNTANNPVPSSPDSGNSNNGGTDNDAQNNNGGSIGDTPDDNTPLADQTFATPISTSRFLQQATFGTRPEDLASLTGKSASDWFTAQLKLPPSLIMPVVSEFTPPPTAEDDFNALYIESTSVAFWRNAIAGEDQLRQRMAFALSEILVVSNAGGEELTDIPEAVASYQDILIQHAFGNYRELLEAVTYSPAMGFYLTYMGNLKGDEVTGRMPDENYARELLQLFTVGVVALNPDGTPKRDQSGAVKELYTNQDITGLARVFTGLDMDYETSEETEVNEFALPMAVYPQNHSEQSKRFLGTTIAAGTGPKASVTQALDHIFAHPNVPPFVSKQLIQRLVMSNPSPDYVARVASAFSSGHATLPDGTTVGDGSRGDLTATLAAILFDSEARASAGVRGGKIREPILRFTQWARAFAIKNITPEYQEMLWDTRGAGMLGQHPYRSPSVFNFFRPGYTAPGSVSASNDLVAPELQITNASTITGYANFMTYYITGLQQEVDVEDLQAVYDEENIPLNAENAVESFLASYDAEQALAGDSDALINRLDLLLCAGQLSATSKQQIKQILQTVAQNDEAEPLRLVHLAILLVMTSPDYLVQK; encoded by the coding sequence ATGTTTAGATTAACCCCGCTTAACATACTGCTGCTCTGCCTGTGTATGAGCCTGACTGGGTGTGGAGGCAGTGACGGCAGCCAGAACACCGCCAATAACCCCGTCCCTTCCTCACCAGACTCAGGTAATTCAAACAATGGTGGTACGGATAACGATGCTCAAAACAACAACGGTGGCAGCATCGGCGACACACCGGACGACAATACTCCATTGGCAGATCAAACCTTTGCAACGCCCATCAGTACATCCCGGTTTTTGCAGCAAGCCACTTTTGGCACTCGACCAGAAGACCTGGCGTCGCTCACAGGCAAAAGTGCATCAGACTGGTTCACGGCACAGCTTAAGTTGCCACCCAGTCTGATCATGCCCGTTGTGTCCGAGTTTACTCCGCCGCCCACCGCAGAAGATGATTTTAACGCTCTGTATATCGAGTCGACCAGTGTGGCTTTCTGGCGTAATGCCATAGCCGGCGAAGATCAGTTGCGTCAGAGAATGGCATTTGCCCTGTCGGAAATACTGGTAGTATCGAATGCAGGCGGCGAAGAGCTCACGGATATTCCAGAAGCGGTCGCCTCGTATCAGGATATTCTGATCCAGCATGCCTTTGGCAACTACAGGGAGCTACTTGAAGCTGTAACCTACTCTCCTGCAATGGGGTTTTACCTGACCTATATGGGCAACCTCAAAGGAGATGAAGTCACAGGCCGGATGCCAGATGAAAATTATGCCCGGGAATTACTGCAACTGTTTACCGTTGGTGTTGTTGCACTGAACCCAGATGGTACACCCAAACGTGATCAGAGCGGCGCAGTTAAAGAGCTCTACACCAATCAGGACATCACCGGACTGGCACGGGTATTTACAGGCTTAGACATGGACTACGAGACATCGGAAGAAACTGAAGTAAATGAATTTGCCCTGCCCATGGCCGTGTACCCACAAAACCACAGTGAGCAAAGTAAACGCTTTTTGGGCACCACCATTGCCGCAGGCACTGGGCCTAAAGCCTCCGTAACCCAGGCGCTGGACCATATTTTTGCCCACCCGAATGTCCCCCCATTTGTCTCTAAACAGCTCATCCAGCGATTGGTCATGTCAAACCCTTCACCTGACTATGTCGCCCGTGTTGCCAGCGCCTTTAGCAGTGGTCACGCCACTTTGCCCGATGGCACAACTGTCGGTGATGGAAGTCGTGGCGACTTAACTGCAACACTGGCAGCCATTTTATTTGATTCAGAAGCCCGAGCGAGTGCAGGTGTTCGTGGCGGTAAAATTCGTGAACCCATTTTGCGCTTTACTCAATGGGCACGGGCATTTGCGATAAAAAACATCACCCCCGAATATCAGGAAATGCTTTGGGATACCAGAGGTGCCGGCATGCTGGGCCAGCACCCCTACCGCTCACCCAGTGTTTTTAACTTCTTCCGTCCGGGCTATACCGCCCCCGGCAGCGTAAGTGCGTCAAATGACCTGGTGGCACCTGAGTTACAGATCACCAATGCCAGCACCATCACTGGCTATGCAAACTTCATGACTTACTACATCACCGGCCTGCAGCAGGAAGTAGATGTGGAAGATCTACAAGCCGTTTACGACGAAGAAAATATTCCGCTGAATGCCGAAAACGCCGTGGAAAGCTTTCTAGCAAGCTATGACGCCGAACAGGCGCTGGCAGGCGACTCGGATGCCTTAATCAACCGCCTTGATCTGCTGCTGTGTGCCGGGCAACTCAGTGCCACCAGCAAACAACAGATTAAACAGATATTGCAAACAGTAGCCCAAAACGACGAAGCAGAGCCCCTGAGGCTCGTACACCTGGCCATTTTACTGGTGATGACTTCACCCGATTATTTAGTTCAAAAATAG